In Tsuneonella dongtanensis, a single window of DNA contains:
- a CDS encoding class I SAM-dependent methyltransferase, whose amino-acid sequence MGLKRWYDAQIMPRVVTCACGQKAIARLRVKVVPLAQGSVLEIGCGGGLNQPYYDRDKVLAFAGIDPSRELLEGARRMAGERGWSGDIREGVAEDIPFPASTFDTVVCTYTLCSVADHAAAIAEMRRVLKPDGNLLFLEHGRAPDPGVVRWQQRIEPAWKPLAGGCHLTRQIGSALRGGGLAVEPLGQGYLPKTPRILGWMEWGIARKSAL is encoded by the coding sequence ATGGGGCTCAAGCGCTGGTACGATGCGCAAATCATGCCGCGGGTGGTCACCTGTGCGTGCGGCCAGAAAGCGATCGCGCGGCTGCGGGTGAAGGTCGTGCCCCTGGCGCAAGGCAGCGTGCTGGAGATCGGCTGCGGCGGGGGACTCAACCAGCCGTATTACGATCGAGACAAAGTACTGGCATTTGCCGGGATCGATCCCAGTCGCGAACTGCTCGAAGGTGCCCGGCGGATGGCGGGAGAACGCGGTTGGTCAGGGGACATCCGCGAAGGCGTTGCCGAGGACATTCCGTTTCCCGCATCGACTTTCGACACGGTAGTCTGCACCTATACTCTGTGCTCCGTCGCCGACCACGCTGCGGCCATCGCGGAGATGCGCCGGGTGCTGAAGCCGGACGGCAACCTGCTGTTTCTCGAGCATGGCCGCGCACCCGATCCCGGCGTTGTCCGCTGGCAGCAGCGGATCGAGCCCGCCTGGAAGCCGCTCGCCGGGGGATGCCACCTGACACGGCAGATAGGCTCCGCGCTGCGAGGCGGAGGACTGGCGGTCGAGCCCCTAGGGCAGGGCTATCTTCCCAAGACGCCGCGTATCCTGGGCTGGATGGAGTGGGGGATCGCCCGCAAGAGCGCGCTTTAA